A single window of Paenibacillus sp. SYP-B4298 DNA harbors:
- a CDS encoding inorganic phosphate transporter — MDSVFIIMCIVVFLALAFDFINGFHDTANAIATSVSTRALSPRVAILLASSMNFVGALTFTGVAKTIGGSVADPTTLVHGEQIVIAALVAAIIWNLLTWWFGIPSSSSHALIGALAGAVIGAAGIAGINGGGFTSIIQGLILSPLIAFSLGFTVMWLLKKIFANSSPHLVNKGFRTGQIFTAAFQSFTHGTNDAQKAMGIITFALVAAKVQDNLDVPLWVKLSAATAMALGTSVGGWKIIKTMGTKIFKIEPINGFAADAASAAVILTATLTHFPVSTTHTITSSILGVGSAKRFSSVKWSVAGRIVIAWVITIPISMVLGAVLFKLIEWIWL, encoded by the coding sequence ATGGATTCAGTTTTTATCATTATGTGTATTGTTGTATTCCTGGCGCTGGCGTTTGATTTTATTAACGGATTTCATGACACGGCCAATGCGATTGCTACGTCTGTATCCACCAGAGCGCTATCTCCAAGGGTTGCGATTCTGCTGGCATCCAGCATGAACTTCGTCGGCGCGTTGACCTTCACTGGCGTTGCGAAGACGATCGGCGGCAGTGTAGCTGATCCGACTACACTAGTGCACGGCGAGCAGATCGTTATTGCGGCGCTGGTGGCGGCGATTATATGGAACCTGCTGACATGGTGGTTCGGTATCCCGTCGTCGTCATCTCATGCGCTGATTGGCGCGCTCGCTGGTGCAGTTATCGGAGCTGCGGGAATCGCGGGCATTAATGGCGGAGGGTTCACCAGCATTATTCAAGGCTTGATTCTGTCACCGCTGATTGCCTTCTCGCTCGGCTTTACAGTGATGTGGTTACTGAAGAAAATCTTCGCCAACAGCAGCCCGCATCTGGTCAACAAGGGCTTCCGTACAGGCCAGATTTTCACGGCGGCCTTCCAATCGTTCACGCACGGCACCAATGACGCGCAAAAGGCAATGGGGATTATCACCTTTGCCCTCGTCGCGGCCAAGGTGCAGGATAATCTGGATGTTCCGCTATGGGTCAAGCTGTCTGCGGCTACGGCGATGGCGCTAGGTACCTCGGTGGGCGGCTGGAAGATCATCAAGACGATGGGAACGAAAATCTTCAAGATTGAACCGATTAACGGCTTCGCGGCGGATGCTGCGTCTGCGGCGGTTATTCTGACAGCGACGTTAACGCACTTCCCTGTCAGTACGACGCATACCATTACGTCCTCGATTCTCGGGGTAGGCAGCGCCAAGCGCTTCTCCAGTGTGAAATGGTCGGTCGCTGGTCGGATCGTCATTGCGTGGGT